A segment of the Desulfonatronovibrio hydrogenovorans DSM 9292 genome:
CGCGGCACAAATATTGCTTTAAGAAACTTATGCTTATAGATACCACTTTAAGAGAAGGTGAACAGCGCTTCGGCCTGTACCTCGGCAATCAGGCCAGACTCAGGATCCTCAATCTGCTGATCAAGATGGGTGTGGATGAGGTGGAAGTGGGACTGGCCGGAGAAGACAGCCAGCTGCGGGAACTTATCAATTACACAGCCGCCTTTGATCTGAAGCCGGAGATAAGCGTGTGGGCCCCGTTCAGGGTAAAACACCTGATAATGGCTGATGCCCTTGGTCCGGATATCATCAATACTGCCCTGCCTGTTTCTGATTTACACATTGAAAAGAGACTGGGGCTGAACCGAAACACCCTTTTGCAGCGTCTTGAACAAACCCTGAGCCAGGCCGGAGAGATGACCGCCAGGATTTCCCTGGGGCTTGAGGATGTATCCAGGGCTGACCCCACCTTTGCCCTGGACACAGCCAGGATGGCCAGGGATCTGGGCGTATGGAGAATCAGACTCTCGGACAGTGTGGGGCTGTTTGAGCCGACCAGTGCTGGCCGGATTATTGCCGGGTTCAAAAAATCCCTGAACATGCCCCTTGCCTTCCATGGACACAACGATTTTGGCATGGCAACAGCCAATGCCGTGTCAGCCCTTTCAGCTGGATGCGATTACTCAGATGTCAGTGTTCTGGGAATAGGAGAGAGATCAGGCATTGCCCGGCTGGAAGAGGTCTTGGCCTGGCTGGTTTTCAGGACAGACCACCAAAAATACGATTTGACCTGGCTGCCCGGCTTGAGCGATCTGGTGGCAGACCTGGCTGGAATCAGAATAGACGAGCACCGGCCCATTGTCGGTTCAAAGATATTTCACGTGGAAAGCGGGCTGCACGCAGACGCTCTGTACAAAAACCCTGAACTATTCGAACCTTTTGCCCCTGAACAGCTGGACTTGAAAAGAAAAATCCAGCTGGGGGCCAAAAGCGGAAAAAGTGCTGTCCAGGGCAAGCTCAAGGAGCTTTTCATGGACTATGATCCGGGCCGGCTGGAAGCCCTGGTTTCTGTGGTCCGCCAGGAAGCAGGTCTGAGAAGAGCTCCTTTGTCCGACACTTCGTTCAAAAGGATATGCAGGGAAGTTGAAAGACCGCCGGCCAAGGATTTAACCCTTAAAAATCCTTTGATAATACAGGATGTTCAAGCTGATGAGTCCGACCTGAATGCTTTTTCCTGCCCATCAGGAAAAAGCTGCAGAGCCCTGGCTGAAACCTCCAGGTCCAAGGCATGAACTTGTCCCCCATCAATCAGACCGGGGCTGCCGGCCAGGTTGTCCTGGGCAGGTCCTGCTGCCTGAGATTTCATGGACATGGCTCCTGGACCATCCTGCACAGGCCGTGCCTCTGATAGACCTCCATGGCCTCTGCTGACCCCAGAAACGAGATCAGTTTTCGGCCCCACAGACCCCCGCCATGGATCAGGCCCATATGGGTCCTGCTGATCACGTTTCCCGGCAGTGGGTCAGGTGATTCAATACTCCCGCCCAGGGGAATCAGGGTGAATAGTTCCGGAAAGATGCGGATATATCTCAGCCCAAGGTGGTAAAAGACCACTGCTACATCAGCCACACCGTCCACCAATGCCTGCGGGGCTTCCCGGTGGTGAATGCTTCTGCCCATGACCACCTGCCCGG
Coding sequences within it:
- a CDS encoding LeuA family protein; protein product: MLIDTTLREGEQRFGLYLGNQARLRILNLLIKMGVDEVEVGLAGEDSQLRELINYTAAFDLKPEISVWAPFRVKHLIMADALGPDIINTALPVSDLHIEKRLGLNRNTLLQRLEQTLSQAGEMTARISLGLEDVSRADPTFALDTARMARDLGVWRIRLSDSVGLFEPTSAGRIIAGFKKSLNMPLAFHGHNDFGMATANAVSALSAGCDYSDVSVLGIGERSGIARLEEVLAWLVFRTDHQKYDLTWLPGLSDLVADLAGIRIDEHRPIVGSKIFHVESGLHADALYKNPELFEPFAPEQLDLKRKIQLGAKSGKSAVQGKLKELFMDYDPGRLEALVSVVRQEAGLRRAPLSDTSFKRICREVERPPAKDLTLKNPLIIQDVQADESDLNAFSCPSGKSCRALAETSRSKA